Genomic DNA from Candidatus Peregrinibacteria bacterium:
CTCATTTTTTTCAAATTCATTTCTCATCATCATTTTTCTCTTCGTCTTTCTGCTCAATGGAAATCTCATGATATGGCATGAATATTGCGAACAAAAAAGAAAAGTACTCGCATTCTCCTCCGTCATTTCCATCAGCGGATTTCTTCTTTTCCTGATGAATGTATAGTTCTATAAATGGCTTGAATTAGAGATGATTCCAAAATTGTTTTTTTCAGAAAACTCTGTCACAATAGTCCGTGATTTAAGTTGCCCTCATGGATCTGGCAAACTTTCGTGTAGACCCCTTCTTTTTTTCTACCGGCGGAGTGATTCTTGTGGCAGGACTCATCCTCTCGACGTGGATGCTCACTCGAACAGTCCATGAGAAAGAGCTTTCCCTCAAGTTCCTGAATGATCGACTCATTTTGCTTTCTTTTGTGAGTCTTGTTGTGGGGCGTCTTGGCGCTATGGAAACTTTTTGGTCATATTTTCAGTCGCACTCAGAAGATGTTTCGACATGGTCTCAGATGTTTTTATTTTTCAAAAAATTTATCTTCTTCTGGCACGGAGGAATCGATGAATTTTGGACTGGGGTAGGGTTTCTATCTTTGTTTTTGATTACTGTTTTTTGGAAAAAAGAAAACATGTGGAAATGGCTTGATGCTTTTACTCTTCCGACGATTTTTCTCCTCATTTTTTGGAATATTGGAGCGTTTTTCTCCGGATGGGATTATGGAACTCCCGTCTCTGACAGCTTTCCCTTTGGTATCACCTATAACATGTTTGAGGTGAGATATTCTGTCCCACTGCATCCCGTTCAAGTTTACGCTGCGCTGTATTTTTTTATCTTGCTGATCGTCGGAGTAAGGTTGTGGAAAAAACGTTTTTTCCCTCGTGATGGCACATTCTTTGGAGTCTTCCTGGGCCTTGTTTTCTTGGGAAACGGTATTCTTGAATTTTATCGTGGTGATCCTGCTACACTTATAGATATTGGATTTACCGAAGCGCGTCTTCCTCAAGTCATGAGTTTTAGCATAGTAGTTATGGCCGTATTTTTTCTCGTATTCCACACGCATCCTCTGATGATTCCACGCCGCCTCAAACGTCCTCCTGAAACAGCAGTGGAACCACTGTCTCACGGAGATACAGAGTAGTATTTTTATTTTTTTACGATATTTCCTCAATTCATATGGGTGATTCTGGTGTTCAATTTCTGAAATGGTTTGATACCGCAAACTTCTTTTTTCATTCAGATACATTCCAATTCGTTGGGGGTTTTCTTGTTTTTTATATTGCCATACTATGGCTTGCTCTCGTGATCTGGGTCACACGTGATGCAATGTACAGAAGTTCGAGTATTCTCTTTCAAATCGGAGCTATTCTCCTCA
This window encodes:
- a CDS encoding prolipoprotein diacylglyceryl transferase, whose translation is MDLANFRVDPFFFSTGGVILVAGLILSTWMLTRTVHEKELSLKFLNDRLILLSFVSLVVGRLGAMETFWSYFQSHSEDVSTWSQMFLFFKKFIFFWHGGIDEFWTGVGFLSLFLITVFWKKENMWKWLDAFTLPTIFLLIFWNIGAFFSGWDYGTPVSDSFPFGITYNMFEVRYSVPLHPVQVYAALYFFILLIVGVRLWKKRFFPRDGTFFGVFLGLVFLGNGILEFYRGDPATLIDIGFTEARLPQVMSFSIVVMAVFFLVFHTHPLMIPRRLKRPPETAVEPLSHGDTE